The Leptidea sinapis chromosome 6, ilLepSina1.1, whole genome shotgun sequence genome segment CGGACTAGATAACTCTGTATTCATTTCCGATAGTAACATACCACTAATTGAGttcaaaacattataaatatattacaggAGATGATTAAACTTTTAAATGCCCATTCAATTAccatattgtaaaaataatttaactttagGCATGACACCGTCATGTTGAAATGGCTGATTAACTGTTATCTATGATAGAAAGACATCTATGTGACGTCAAATCTATAAAAGTACCTACGAGTATTGAGGCTTTCACAACCATTGCCTACTAATTATAGGTTAATAcatatttagattatattatcaaaaaataatacatacctACCGTTCAACCTTCAGTTTCCTGAAATCCGAACTTTATATTAAACgatcttcaaaaataaaaactaacggAAAACCTTAACCTTAACGGCGTTACAAAACTTGCCGTGAAATTATACCtgaaaataaaccaagaatatgtaaaatgttgactatattgcTGGTAACActcaacactgtcaatacaatgaccCGTtcctctaaaaaaaaaaataatcaattcaaTGAtcattctgaagttttccgaatgtcaagcagccatgcaaataaacgcgggaaaccaTACATAATTACCTATAtcacgtccgaataaaccaatcttatGCAAAAtctctatttgtaaacattttgcatattcgattattctcaggtataactaaTTAActatatgccaattttatttgtcatGACGTAAGAGTCCAGAAGCATCGATAACATTTATTGATGATAATTTAATCTTTaacctttttgttttttatttacacttCACTAATTATTGGTCCTGTTATTGATGCAAATCGACATttgatatatttgatattacctactactttatttatacacaaaatTTTAGAATAACAACAAATGCAAAACGACAGCACAGCGCCGGCAATAGGAACTGTTCGAAATGTATCACACcacgaaaataaattatattattgttgatGTTGATTGTTAATAAATTgcaaataatgtaaatatcaaataaattctgtatttgtatttgacttgtttattttattattcaaacactTATACCTATATACAGCGTGGCGCAACAATGTCGagattaaatgaacacacgtcTACGCTACGTAacggtaataatattttttttaaattaaagtaaaacatttaatcaaaaaaattacacatttaaaaaacaaaatttttactaTCCTTACGTGGGCTTTATTCACCTTCTTCTTCCATCTATCTATTCAGACTTCTGACGACTACGACAGCTCACGGTATCTAGATTACTTATAGGATATTGCGAAATGATGTtaagaatttataaaaaatttatttatttaggtgaattacgtatttatatttttgattttttttaaattacgcttttttataattacggtTAAGTAGCTCTACCcgagtgtttatttaatgtcgccaatGTCTCTACTCTATACAGGatgatgtcccaaagttatgggacatgaaggggaagtaccttaaatatagtAGATAGGATaatttactgaaagaagactttttttttaaaagttagtaattctgcattcaaagattttctaaaaattacttgcctcgtctgggaatcgaaccgacttaaatgtaataacttaagtcccataactttgggacacctgtataatTCTTTAGTTCTTTGCCACCTGTGTGACGAACCCGATGTCGTGAAGACCATAGGAGTTGAGAGTGCATTGGATGGGACATGTAAAGTACGGTAAAGGCAATCCTGGCAGAACTGTCGCAAGTAACATCTTCGTTTGCGGGATGGCGTTGACCAGGACAACCAGAGAGAATTGCGCAGAGTAGTATGTAGAGGTTTTTCTTGACCTGCTCAGGTAGCAATTACAGCATCGCACTGGCACAAATATAAGCCCACATAGAAGGCCGGCCATGCGACCATTTGTAGCATGAGAGCTTTCAGTGATGATCACTAAAGTATCATCAGGTTACCCATATTATGGTTGTTTGTCCTTGTATCTCAAAAGCTTTTTTCACATTTAAATTGTACACTTTTGCCAAGTGTGTGTAGATGGCTGACTTTTTGAGATTATAAATTAACCATTCTTCTAAGCTGTTGGAAtacacttttttatgacaagatATAGCTAAAAGAGAGTTCACCAAAAAAAGTGTACATCGGAAAATTTGCCTTTAACAGATAGAAAGAAATGTTTTATTGTTACTAGGAGAACATAAAGCAGACAATGAAATGATATATGAGTAAATGCATAGCCTTTATCAGAAGCTCTGTATATGGTGGtgaaataagaaaaacatatatagtaaaaataaatattatttatgatactaatattcaaattcatttcTTTGGATTTGCTTGGTACAGTCTGCTGTTCAGTTTCCTCTGTTTCTGCTTTTTTGCTGAACTAACTAATATTCTCTTCTCTTCTTCTAACATCAGTGGAGGCAAGGAGATCTTTCTGAGATTAGTGCGAGCAAACATTCCATTGTGTATATCTGTTGCATACATTTGGTGGTTTGGAGGCTCACTATTTCTGGCTGTAAACACTCCTTTTCTTAGTGTATTGCACTCTGTTGAGTTGATATTAAGGTTTCTGGtatcaaaagaaatatatgaTTTTGCACTGTTCCTTCCTAAATTTATAGAAGATTCTGGTCTAGATGACCTCATCCACCGTGATGAAGCAACTTCTGATCTAAGTACAGATTGATTCTGTTTTCTCCTCGGTAATGGACTCCTTATCTGAAGCGATGAGATGTGTAATAGTGAACTAAATCTGTCAGATATTTCGTCTGTGTTCATTTTATGTGAAAATTTTTCTCGACATAATGTAGGCTCATAGTCACCTGACGAAGATGTTCTAGGGGAATTTGTTGGTGTGACATCTGCACTACTTTGTGACAGTCTTTCCTCACTTTCACTGTACTGttcgtaattattataatttaatgctaTTACTTCTTCATTCGAAATCTGTCTGAAATACAATTGTTTCTCAGGTCCTGGTAAGCCTTTTCCAACTAccctaaaatataaatacttttataatataatattatagtcattacaaaacattataataatgttcATTTTAAAGTTGTGTGTGTGAATAGAAATAATAGAATCAGAATAAgcaattttaaatatcaaacaaCCCTATCAAACACATGAGGCGTTTCAAAGTTCAACAAGCAACTCACAATAAGAAAATCATTATAATGAGTATTTTACGaatttagaatattaatatAGTACAGCACAGTCTACCCTACGTACCCTATCTACACTACGAAGTTTTAACCTAATCTAGAATAATTATGTGATTGACAAAAAACTGCTGCAACTTCAGAGCCTTATACAATAGCTCCATCAAGGCTATAAATCGAGTCTGTGcatttcaaatccaaaattgaGAATAAACGAATTTCAAATAGTA includes the following:
- the LOC126964832 gene encoding uncharacterized protein LOC126964832 — protein: MMSVRNYLSAREKSELTSFVDYLPLRKQHKNTRPSQLPVLSANPDSIHNRNLVYPIDHHYLGNKFERSSSPLSDFFSESEIGTPDFLSEESDSSAGSELRRNTAEATRILAEEWERIERTLYKEEGEKCTRPQMIEECKQWQELHLHLRVVGKGLPGPEKQLYFRQISNEEVIALNYNNYEQYSESEERLSQSSADVTPTNSPRTSSSGDYEPTLCREKFSHKMNTDEISDRFSSLLHISSLQIRSPLPRRKQNQSVLRSEVASSRWMRSSRPESSINLGRNSAKSYISFDTRNLNINSTECNTLRKGVFTARNSEPPNHQMYATDIHNGMFARTNLRKISLPPLMLEEEKRILVSSAKKQKQRKLNSRLYQANPKK